Part of the Spinacia oleracea cultivar Varoflay chromosome 5, BTI_SOV_V1, whole genome shotgun sequence genome, atttcaaatgattagcaagttggtgtttttttgccataaaaaacaccacttgcaacaatcatacatgctttttcaaaaatacaaactttttcaaatacaaaatacaaactttcaagattcaaggatgtttaaAGTTGtttacattcatctctttgaactagaatcaccttcaaatgtggagtaatcaaagatgacaccttttatcatttaaaggtttagtcttttgagattcaagactccatttttcaatatacaagttcaagttttcaaatttcaaatttcaaagatcccaccatgtttagggttgctcataactacctctctaaactaggatcatttcaagttcaaatttcaatcatttcaagttcaaatttcaatcatttcaagttcaagtttcaatcttttcaagttcaaacctttcaatattcaagttttcaatttcaagttcaatatgcaaaatctaggacatttgggttgagaaacctctcccaagttgagatttttggctttgaattcgtgtcgggggcacttatttttaaggagccgcttggcgttcgaatctcatgtgcccaagtacaaatttctattatgcacctttcaatatcgcaatttcaatatcgcacctttcaatatcgcactttcaatatcgcactttcaatatcgcactttcaatatcgcactttcaataccgcaatttcaatttcgcactttcaattccgcatctttacttgcctagtccatttctaggcaatgtggacctactccctagtccttttctagggggtcttgtatttactaattccgcactttatttagtattgtgatgttgctttatgtgctttatcgctttcatcaccaacatgctaaatacaacaaaatacaaaggttacatcacgcttaacgaagatatttttggacaaaccggccttaggttccttaaatcaatttttaaagcaaagtgaccaccgtacaattagaaattctattttgctctaaatttcaaacccacatagcctaatcttagggtttattttcgaaacaatgttgtgccaacgtacttgaatatttctaaagctcgccgaataagcattttcgttcccgagcccggatctcacccatccgtttcaaggattcaaggccttatccaaaaatagagtcattttgcggtcttcccaaacgggacctaaaataagtttggtggcgactccttcgatgtgcaaaaacaattcaacggttctctaaacgaaccaccgcgtgccaaccccccattgtaggaaacggggaagataaaaaaaaaaccctacaacataataactatcttaaacacatagttactgtttaaacttataataattttctaaaaaatatagtaactattttaaacacatatttACTGTTTTAAAATaatagtaactttttaaaagatatagttactctaaaaactactactaatataaatacaacgaatattcaagtgactattaaaaacactatttcgcaacataaattaaaagtaactatatcatttgtatactaactatgtaaaacactaaccctaattttaacaaaacaacaaacatttcaaatcactcaacaaataaacaataaaataagTTCTAAAACATACCAGAAGCAGGCACAACAACTAAAATGTTGTAAAATAATAGATCAGATCGACAATGTATGATCTGATGCATCTTACATGCATTTCACCATAGTACTTTCTTtttattacatgaactgaaGAATGCACTACAAAGTTATTAAATCTCTTCTCAAATTAACACCAAATGTTGTATCCTGAGTCCAGACCATATCATATAATTAAGCATGATCTTTGTTAAATTGATGCGGTGTAGAGGTAAGATCACGAAAGAGAAgataagtattcatataagtCCAACCAAAACCAACCTATTAGTTACGCcgtgaattttgaatttgcacATCTTCAGTCGCCGGATCTATCATCGCACCGGCATCATCGTCGTTTTTAGGATCCGTAATTACCATTTTTTCACCGTTGTAACATAACTTCGAGCAATTTATTGACTTAATTTCGACGCAAAACCTAAAAGTTATTGTTAAAACTTAAACAAATAGTGAAATTAAGagagcagaggagagagaagttgAGAGAGCAGAGAGAAGTTGAGAGAGCAGTTgagagaggaaagagaaatTGTAGAAAATGAAATCACATAAactgaagaaaaaaaatttaaatgatTTTTATATTTGAATAAAGGCACGTGACACTCCCACCATGGGTTATTACTCCTCTGCCCTAgtccacgctaagttagcatggaccaggtttatattagtgttaatataaaatataaataaagagTGGACAAAAAAGAAGTTCCTCAAAATGCTCAATCACGAGtcagtattatcattattacaagggaatattttttaaatgtttACAATTCTATGGTAGTTGTTTTCCTCCCATTTATCTTAAGCTTACTTAATTTTCAGGGCAATAATGGGCCACCGAAAAGAATTAAGTGCCCAAAATAGTCACCCTGGTATCCAGCATCTATAACACCGTATAGTGCTTGACAACTTTTAAACTTCTCGGTATTTGTTGGATTGACATTATGAAGGGTTTCATCAACAACAGTCACATGTTGCATGAATGCTGAACTTTTAGTGTCATACAATGGGAATCTTCCATTACCCATCTCAGGAAGGACTTTCTCTTCAAGAGCGAAGCTTACTTCCCCTCCCCATTCAACTTCAGTCGCGGCGTTGGCTAGTCCGGTGAACAAGGTTTTCGGCCAATATCCGATTGCATACTTGTCATCGTCCATTGATACCCACCAATTTCCGTCATCTTGCTGTTGATTTGAATAATCATAGATAGTATTTTAGAAACAAAGCTCGAAGTTGATATCAAAGATACGAAAACATACGTATTGTAATAAAATTCTTTttgatatactccctccgtcccggaatactcgacccggtttgaccggcacagagtttaagggacttgaattgacttatttaatttaataggtagtagttgatagtgggatattattttaatgtagttagtgggaggtgggttaagaggtggggttgggggagagtaggggtttaatttttaattattttttgtatggagtagggggtaggtgggttaataggggtggagtgagaaataatataatattgttggaatatttccatttttagaaacaagtcaagtattaagggacggtccgataaggaaaacaggtcaagtattcccgggacagagggagtactagtaataaactactccctccgtcccggaatacttgacctgttttccttatcgggccgtcccttaatacttgacctgtttctaaaaatggaaatattctaacaatattatattatttctcactccaccactattaacccacctaccccctactccatacaaaaaataattaaaaattcaacccctactctccctcaaccccacctcttaacccatctcccactaactacattaaaataataccccaatatcaactactacctattaaattaaataagtcaattcaggtcccttaaactctgtgccggtcaaaccgggtcgagtattccgggacggagggagtaataatttgTAGTCAAACTTATTACGTATTACACTAAACAGTGTAAAACGAAAACTTAGTaaagtacttcgtatataagtactccctcccttaatactcgacctgttttgaccggatACGTTTGtaaatgcacaactttgaccaccaatttctttaactacatattaaaaaaacttataaaaatattaatatcttgaaaatatatattaagatgaagccaacaaaatattatatactaacatttgttttcatatactaaaaataaaatagggtcaaagagAATTATGATAAtaatgcaaaaagtcaaaacagatcgagtattaagggatagAGAAAGTAGTCAAACTTTTGGATTAAACATATTGATATATTTATACCTGATCGATAAAAAACTTCCAAGCGTAGGATTGGCCCCCACGTTGAGAATAATGATCGGGAATAAGGCCTAAAGGTACCTCACTACCTACATGAACAAAACCAGGGCATTGTGTGTTTATGCAACCATTTTGTCCAGCCTGCGATTACAACAAATGGCCAATTAAAGTTGTTTTGAAGAATTAACCCATTCAATTTAAAGGATTAAAGAAGAATTATAAGTTTAGATGAATACTTACTGTGAATCGTACATAGAGGTGAGCTTCTTTGTCGTTAAATAATGTGGGATTTACCTGAGaaattaatcacatgaatcgGTGCCTTGTATGGGCATAAACAATAGCAATACTACTTCattgatattatgaaaatataaatTGAGAAAAATTTAACAAGATCAAGGATAAACAAAGCAGAGTCTTACCATCCATCCAACTTCAATGCTATCAGGTCCATTTTGAAGTTTTATCCGAGCACTTGACCATTGACCAGGACCATCCGCGACTGGTTTGTAAGTACTTGGTGAACCTTCTCCTCCAAAAAACTTTATGTTTGGATCAGTTCTAGTTCGAACCACCGCAGTCTACAATTGTTATAGAATAGTATTACCAATATAATTCTGGAATTAGAATGtgaaatcaattaaaaattcaatAGCCGATAGTAAAATTTTGAAACAGAGTGACTATaaatatctgaagaagcaaTGGATAAGAAGTAAATTTGTACGTAAATCTTACACAAATGTTTGGGCCATTTGATTTTAACTCTTCTGAGGAGTAGTTTTTATTAACCCTTAGAAGGGGTATTGTTCCAGATGGACAACCGTTACCGTTGAAGGCAATGTCCCTATATTTTCCTCCTTGGACAGCATATTCACTTGGTCGTTTTACCTGCACAAAGACAAACGCATGATATACGTAGTGACAGCtctaagatttttttttatttttttggtgcgaaaGAAATATAAATTGGGAAATGAGAATCGATCTCAGGATCACCTGAAATCGGGAtgaaagctctaaccaactgagctatccctTACTCTCAGATCTATAAGATTTTATGGGTGATGTGTCACAAGCGTCTATAAACTTACATATGAATAATAATCAATGTGTGTCATACTACCCCCGTTCCCTAATTTTCActacacttactatttgcataATAGTTAATGAATTTTGATGAACATGTGATGGCGGGACAATAAGGGAGGAAATAAGTAactataaattgtccaacaatgtaAGTCAGTGAAAATGTATATTAAATTATTGTGAGTGCATAAGTTGTGTACTCCCAAGATAAAATATTCCATGTTGTTTGTTATGGTGGGTCAAATGAGAGTATTAACGAAAAATATGCAAGCCAGAAATGACAAAAGGGGGAGTGTAAAGAACTCTCAAGCATGAactaaaacgaaaagtgtaaataacttttaagaataaaataattatttattagttctaggaaaaaattattatttattgtttattatttactagttactactacctccgttcctaaaagttctttacgctttccgttttagtccgttcctgaaagttctttacaatcctactttattccatttttactcttatttggcccaccataacttacccactcacaatactttaatattagtttccacccactcacattgttggacaatttatagccactcattttccatttgttaccccaccatcacatgttcaccataattccttaattaccgtgcaaatagtaaccgtaaagatcatttaggaacagAGGTAGTACGTACTAGTTACtagttattatttgttatttattatttattattcattatttatattgtattagttttatttattacggagtatttattttaattttatatttttatttgtttataattttataatttttagtttatgatttatcaattttttttaattttttaatttttaatttttagttttaatttattcatttttatatttcattttactcatttatttattttttattacctACTTCATATCATGaattttctactattaattatctatttttttattttttttattgtttgttgtttattatttattactcgtGGTTCCTTATGCATTACTCATCtcacattatttattatttattatagtttaGTACTATTATGTTCAGCAAATTTCAATTCCAAAAGAACGTGGCCTTACTCGAGTTACTCCCACTATTGCCAATAGTTTTGGTGTGGAGCTTCTTTGGACTTATAAGTAGACCGAACTCCAAGACCCGGTCAATTATTAGCAAGTTTTAACTTAATTTActtctaattaatttaaatatttatttattatgagAAATTAGATAATTTAAtggattttttggataaaaccaccttttaaattTCAACTTTTAACcaccttatatgttttttttaaaaaaaaaccaccttaaacttccaaagttTAAGAAATCACCACCTTCTGTTAACTTCCGTCAAATATTCCGTCAGTGGGGCCCACATCCAACGGCCAAACATTGAGAAGTTAACGGAACATTTGACGGAACATTTGACGGAAGTTAACAGAAGGTGGTGATTTCTTAAACTTTGGAAGTTTAAgatggtttttttttaaaaaaaacatataaggtggttatttcaaaaaGTTAAACTTTAAAAAGTGGTTTTATCCAAAAAGTCCTAATTTAATTGAACACCAACCTTCTCAAGATTTAGCTTATAAAACAACTATAATTTGCAACATTTGTTACCAATTTACAATCTATTTTTGAAACTAATCTGTAACTTTATACTTTAATAACATAATTTTCATAATCAATTTTCTTTTTCCGATTTTGGGGAATGTGGGGTAATGTTGTATCCCCTGAAtcagttaaaaaaaataaaattattgtttAAGATGAAAATATAGGCATCACTAGAAACTTACCTCACTCATATTTTTGAATAAAGGATGAGTAAATGTTGGTTGCTTGTAAAAATCAACACATTCGTAAACTTGTCCATTTTTATCCTGTACAACAAAACACGTGCATGAAACATTAACACCACCATATTATTCATAACATTGTCAATGAGgttttggcctagtggttaagactgaggcccgcctccatttgtaatttatattgcccttgtgatTCATTCACACCATATTTTAGAAAAAGTATGCATTTTTCTATTATATAATGGAACTCTTCAGGTTATTTTTGTAAATGCACTTTTAATGCCCtattaaatagtttaaaactaGTATAATACCTGTGCGATGCACGATATAATCATCTAAAGATAAATTTACTTATGGATATAttccaaattaaaactaaggatggataaatttgttattgctcattcgctttcttatttattaaaaaagaataagggtacatagaaaaaaaattatttttattcccACTAATTGTGTCAATCATAAAGTTATCTCATCCACCCTTTATTTCGCTAGTTATACCTACTTAATACTCGCACGATCACCCCCATCAATCTCATTACCCAATAACTTATCACCTACGTACAtcatttactttattcatttagaAATGACTTTAAGACAAGGCTGGCTCGGCAGACCTGTATCAGCCTACAACTCTCTTCTCCATCTCCTCCATTCATGATAGGAACGACCCCCACCACTCCCAATCCCCGTCTcgagaggtacaaaataaatttcatccCCTATCTTCACCCCACCGGTGTATCCAAACCCGCCTCAAATTCATCCTTAggctcaactcttgttttttttgtaagagttttgaattttaaaaactcTATTTTAGAGTCTTTGATAATTAGTTTGTCTGATTagagtaattgagtaaataaataaaatattgtaatatttaagttgtaatattgtaatattgtaatatatatacacacacagacacacacacacacacacacacacacatatatatatatatatatatatatacaccccTCGATCACCCACCAAACTTTCTTCAACTCTGTCCACTTGGGACAGATGTACGGGGGATCTACCAAAACACCGCCCCACTGACAATCCGACATACCTATATTTGATAATAATCCACTTTTCTTTTCaactaaatttaaaatatattgacataagtttattacgaagtataaTTGATTGTTTTAGCAAAAATATTGgtgaaaatattaaaaagtgAATACATACATAGGAGGTGAGTGTTCTCAAATCCAATAATTCAAACTCGCCCCATTCGTTGCATAATTTAtgatatgaaaattaaatttgcaTATCTAAACTATAACTATAGATAATTATactcaaaatagagcttatagatAATTTTCTTATTAAAACTAATGATTGCTAGATATGTTACTTCCCTATTccatttcttatttatttaacaaattcaaaatagaaaaataatggCACATAAATAAATTTACGTTCTTCCCCTTTCATAACAtgtcaaacataaatttattctcATCAGTTCTTTACTTCAATAAAATACTCACTTAACTCCTAAAATCATCTACATCATTAACCGATTATTTAACACCTACCCTAACATATACTTTATTCAGCTAAAGATAACTTTGAAACGGGTGGGGATAGTCCCTCAACACATGTACCtgcctaaaattttcatccacATGTCCGTCGCCACGATAGGTGCGATACTCATCCCCGTTCTTATCTCCTCCTCGTgggagaaaaataaaattaaccccGCTTCATCAACCGTCCGTGTATTCACATCCGCCTCAAACCAAGCCTTAGACGGCTGGATCCGATATTATTTTTTcataagagagttttgaattttaaaagtcTAAAAGTATTAGACAATTTAGTTGTCTGGTTacattatactttggacacatatagcTTATAGATATTTTCCTAATTAAAAGTAATGATGCATAATTTGTTATTGCCCTATTCGGTGTCttgttaattaaaaaaaataaacaaataagggtacatagacaAATTTATTTTCCTACTTGTTCATCACACGTGTCAAACCTAGCCCTAGAGGACTAATTTGGACACATATAgcttatagatattctcctaattaaaactACTGatagataaatttgttattgccccattcggtgtcttatttattaaaaaatgaaaacaaataaaggtacatacacaaaaataaaaacaaaaatcatcCCCACTCATCATTGTGTCAAACGTAGCCCTAAACGGCTGGACCCAACATTAATTTCTGGTAAGAGACTTTTggattttaaaactctattcccAATTTGGTTGTCTAATTACACTAGATTTTGGACACATATACCTTATAGATATTCTCTTAGTTTAAAaaactaataatataaaatgaaactaaaaagtcttaaaattatttttgtttaaaagttaaggaactattaaataaaaggataagtaaaaattataaattcgaTGAAGAATAAAATAAGTTATTAAACGATTTCTTTTTTCAATAAGCATGTTTTTACCCAAACTTGATAAATACTAATTCGAATAGTAAAGCAAAGGTAAATGTTCGTTATACATATCCTTACTCAATATAAgacaaatattttaaataaaaattgataGTACATACAATTAGTCATTACTAcatttaaattgaatattttaatACGTTCTAAGAGATGTTAAATGTTTTAAATAAAAGGATCTTTAGGCAACtttgttaatatttttatttttattttaaacagaTTAT contains:
- the LOC110799993 gene encoding uncharacterized protein — its product is MCNVIFVILISILLTGVHGRTIPAHQQIVTTIEDKNGQVYECVDFYKQPTFTHPLFKNMSEVKRPSEYAVQGGKYRDIAFNGNGCPSGTIPLLRVNKNYSSEELKSNGPNICTAVVRTRTDPNIKFFGGEGSPSTYKPVADGPGQWSSARIKLQNGPDSIEVGWMVNPTLFNDKEAHLYVRFTAGQNGCINTQCPGFVHVGSEVPLGLIPDHYSQRGGQSYAWKFFIDQQDDGNWWVSMDDDKYAIGYWPKTLFTGLANAATEVEWGGEVSFALEEKVLPEMGNGRFPLYDTKSSAFMQHVTVVDETLHNVNPTNTEKFKSCQALYGVIDAGYQGDYFGHLILFGGPLLP